CGCCGCGCATCAGGGCGTACGCCTCGACCTCCCGGCGGATCTCGCCCGCGGCGCGCGCGGCTTCGAGGAGGTTCGCGCACACCGGGACCAGCCGCTCCAGGAAGTAGGCGTGCAGCGCGGCGAAGCCCGCCTCGTCGGACTGCAGTACGCCCGCCAAGCCGTGCTTCGTCACCAGGAAGTCCACGAACAGGTCCACCCACTTCCGCAGCGCCTCGTACGGCGCCTCGCTCGCCAGCAGCGCCGGACCGGCCTCGGCGCAGGCGTCGACCTGGTGCCGGTACACGGCGATGATCAGGTCCGCCCTGGTGGGGAAGTGGCGGTAGATCGTGCCCATCCCGACCCCGGCCTCCGCGGCGATGTCCCGCACCGGTGCGTCCACGCCCGCCCGCACGAACACCGCGGCGGCCGCGTCCAGCAGGGCCTTCTCGTTCCGCCGGGCGTCCGCCCGCTTGGTCCGGGCTGGCTTCCCCTCGTCGGCCACGCACACCTCCTTGCTAAGCGGAACAAGGTTCCGTATCGTGGTAGCGGAGCAACGTTCCGCTTGCTCCCAGCATAGAGGGGACACCGCCATGCAGTACCGCACCCTGGGCCACACCGGCGTACGCGTCAGCGCCCTGTCGCTCGGCGCGATGAACTTCGGCGCGATCGGCCGCACCACCCAGGACGAGGCGAACGCCATCGTCGACGCCGCGCTCGACGCCGGCGTCAACCTGATCGACACCGCCGACTTCTACCCGGGCTCGGAGGAGATCGTGGGCCGCGCCATCGCAAGCCGCCGCGACGACCTCGTGCTCGCCACCAAGGCGGGCCTGCCGGTCGACGACGACCACAGCCACCGCGGCGCCTCCCGCCGCTGGCTGGTCACCGAGCTGGACCGCAGTCTGCGCCGCCTCGGGACCGACCACGTCGACCTCTACCAGATCCACCGCTGGGACCCGGCGACCAGCGACGAGGAGACCCTCTCGGCCCTGACCGACCTGCAGCGCGCGGGCAAGATCCGCTACTTCGGCTCGTCGACGTACCCGGCGTACCGCATCGTGCAGGCCCAGTGGGCGGCCCGCGAGCACCACCTGGGCCGGTTCGCCACCGAGCAGCCCGGCTACTCGATCCTGCAGCGGGCCGTCGAGGCCGACGTCCTGCCGGTCACCGAGCAGTACGGGATGGGCGTGCTGGTGTGGAGCCCGCTCGCGTCGGGCTGGCTCTCCGGCGCCATCCGGGCCGACCGCGAGTTCCGCACCAACCGCTCCGCGAACATGCCCGAGCGCTTCGACACCACCCTGCCGGTCAACCGGGCCAAGCTCGAGGCCGTCGAGCAGCTGGCGAAGGTCGCCGACGAGGCCGGCCTGACGATGATCCAGCTCGCGCTCGGCTTCGTGCTCGCGCACCCGGCCGTGACCACCGCGCTCATCGGCCCGCGCACCCTGGACCACCTGCACTCCCAGCTCGCGGCCGCCGACGTGGTGCTGCCCGCCGACGTGCTCGACGCCATCGACTCGATCGTCGCCCCCGGCACCGACCTCGCTCCCGGCGAGAAGGTCGACACCCGGCCCGCGCTGCTCGACCCGTCGCTGCGGCGACGCCGATAGGAACCCCATGCCCAGTTTCGGCATCATGACCGCGCCCATGCAGGCCGGCTACGACGACATCCGCCGCGTCTGGCGCGAGGCCGACGCCATCCCCGAGATCGAGCACGCCTGGCTGTTCGACCACCTCATGCCGATCGCGGGCGATCCGCACGGCCCGGTCCTCGAAGGCTGGACTTTGCTGTCCGCCCTGGCCGCGCAGACCAGCCGCCTGCGCCTCGGACTACTCGTGACGAGCAACCGGTTCCGCCCGCCCGCGGTGCTGGCCAAGATCGCCACCACCGTGGACGTCGTCGCGGGCGGCCGTCTCGACTTCGGCATCGGCGTCGGCTCGCGGCCGGGTCACCCGCTCGCCCGCCGCGAGTACGAGGCACACGGCCTGCCCTTCCACGACGCCGCGGACGCCACCGCGAGCCTCGCCGAGGCGCTCACCGTCATCCGCCGCCTGTGGACCGACGAGCAGCCGTTCGACTTCGACGGCGACCACGTCCAACTCACCGGAGCGTTCGGCAACCCGAAACCGGTGCAACGTCCCGGACCGCCGATCCTCGTCGGCGGCCGCGCGAAGGCGACGCTGCGGGTGGTCGCCGAGCACGCGGACCTGTGGAACATCCCGGGTGGCGACCTCGACGACGCCGTCGAGCGCAGCGCCCTGCTGGACCGGTACTGCCGCGAGATCGGCCGCGACCCGGCCGCGATCACGCGGTCGATCCACCTGCCGGTTTCCTACGAGCGGCCCGGCGACACCCGCGAGGCGATCGGCGCGGCCGCCGACGCCGGCTTCACCCACTTCGTCCTCGGTCTGGCCGCGCCCTACCCGCCGGGCGTCGCCGGGTGGGTGGCCGAGGAGGTGATCAGGGCGGCCTGAGCCCGGCCGCGCGCAAGGTTTTCGTGACGTGGAAAGGGCGCTGGTGCCGCCGGTGGCCCGAAGCGAAGGTGGGTCGAGCCACCCCACGTCAGCGAACGGGGACCTTCATGACCATCACCACGCGAGCCGCGGTGTGCCGGGAACCCCGGCGCCCCTGGGAGATCATCGACCTCGACCTGGACGAGCCGAAGGCGCACGAGGTCCGGATCCGCTTCCACGCGGCCGGCCTGTGCCACTCCGACGACCACATCCAGAAGGGCGACGCGCAGATGCGCTTCCCCGTGGTCGGCGGGCACGAGGGCGCCGGGGTCGTCGAGGCCGTCGGCGCGGACGTCACCCGCGTCGCGGTCGGCGACCACGTCGTCTGCTCCTTCATCCCGGCGTGCGGCCAGTGCCGCTACTGCTCCACCGGGCACCAGAACCTGTGCGACGCAGGCAAGAACGCCTCCACCGGGGAGTTCCCCGACGGCACGTTCCGCTTCCACGCGGGCGGCGAGGACTTCGGCGGGCTGTGCGTGCTCGGCACGTTCTCGCAGTACGCCGTGGTGTCGGAGTTCTCCTGCATCCCGATCCCGCGGGACATCCCGTTCGAGATCGCCGCGCTGGTCGGCTGCGGCGTGCCGACCGGATGGGGCTCGGCGGTGTACGCGGCGGGCGTGCGCGCGGGGGAGACCGTGGTGGTCTACGGCGCGGGCGGCGTCGGCAGCAACGCCGTGCAGGGCGCGCGCTACGCCGGCGCCAAGCACGTGGTCGTGGTGGACCCGGTGGAGTTCAAGCGGGACATGGCGAAGGTCTTCGGCGCGACCCACACCTTCGCCGATGCCAAGGAAGCGCATGACTTCGTGGTCGAGACCACCTGGGGCCAGCTCGCCGACCACGCGATCATCACCGTCGGCGTCCTGCACGACGAGGTGATCGCCCGCGCGCTCGACGTCGTCGGCAAGAGCGGCAAGGTCACCATCACCGCCGTCGGCGGCGGCTGGATCGACGCCAACGCCGGCCTGTTCATCGGTTACCAGCGGCGGGCGCAGGGCGCGTTGTTCGGCAACTGCAACCCGCTCTACGACGTGCCCCGGCTGCTGGGGCTTTACCGCTCGGGCGACCTGAAACTGGACGAGCTGATCACGCGGCGCTACGCGCTGGACGAGGTCAACCAGGGCTACCAGGACATGCTCGACGGCAAGAACATCCGCGGCGTCATCGTCCACGAGCACTGAAGGGGATCGCGACATGAGCATCACCACCCGCGCCGCCGTCGCCCGCGCGCCCCACCGCCCGTGGGAGATCACCGAGCTGCAGCTGGACGAGCCGAAGGCGCACGAGGTGCGCGTCAAGTTCCACGCGGCCGGGCTGTGCCACTCCGACGACCACATCACCAAGGGCGACGCCCCGGTGCGGCTGCCGATCGTCGGCGGCCACGAGGGCGCAGGCGTCGTCGAGTCGGTCGGCCCGCACGTCACCCGGGTCAAACCCGGCGACCGGATCGTCTGCTCCTACATCCCCGCCTGCGGCAAGTGCCGTCCCTGCTCGACCGGGCACCAGAACATGTGCGACGAGGGCAAGAACGCCTCCACCGGCATGTTCGCCGACGGCACGTTCCGCTTCCACGCCGGCGGCGAGGACTTCGGCGGGTTCTGCACCCTCGGCACGTTCTCGCAGTACGCGGTGGTGTCCGAGTGGGCCTGCCTGCGCCTGCCTGACGACATCCCGTTCGAGATCGGCGCGCTGGTCGGCTGTGGCGTGCCGACCGGCTGGGGATCCGCGGTGCACGCGGCGGGCGTGCGCGCCGGGGAGACCGTCGTGATCTACGGCGCCGGCGGCGTCGGCAGCAACGCCGTGCAGGGCGCGCGCTACGCCGGGGCGAAGAACGTCGTCGTGGTCGATCCGGTGGAGTTCAAGCGGGACATGGCGAAGGTCTTCGGCGCCACCCACACCTTCGCCACCGCCAAGGAAGCACACGACTTCGTCGTCGAAACCACCTGGGGCCAGCTCGCCGACCACGCCATCTGCACCCCCGGCGTGCTCACCGAGGAGATCGTCAACGCGGCCGTGCAGGTCACCGGCAAGGGCGGCAAGGTCACCGTCACCGCCGTCGGCCGGATCGACGAGCGCGCGGTGCACTTCCCGGCCGGCATGCTGATCGGCTACCAGCGGCAGCTGCGCGGCGCGTTGTTCGGCGACAGCAACCCGCTCTACGACGTGCCCCGCCTGCTGGGCCTGTACCGCTCGGGCGACCTGAAGCTGGACGAGCTGATCACCCGGCGCTACACGCTCGACCAGGTCAACGACGGCTACCAGGACATGCTGGACGGCAAGAACATCCGCGGCGTCATCGTGCACGAGCACTGAGTCCACGAGCACTGGCGCGACACACCTCCCCACCCCCACCCGATGGCGGCTCCGCAACGAAGCGGGAGATCGACATGCGCACACCCATCCCACGTTTCCTCGCCGCCTTCGCGGCGCTGCTCCTCCTCGCCGCCTGTGGCGGCGGGGGCCAGGCCGGTCAGGGCGGCGCGGCCGCCGGGCCCCCGCAACGCGGCGGGAGCATCACCGTGCTGGAACTGAACTCCTTCGCCGGGGCCTGGCCCAGCGGACTGGACCCGGCGACCAACACGACCGGCGGCGCGAACCTGTCCCAGATGAACGCGATCTTCGGCGGCCTGTTCGCGCTGACCGCCGACGAGGACGGCGGCAACGCTCGCGTCGTCCCGGAACTGGCCAGCGGCTACGAGCTGGCCGACGGCGACCGCACCATCCGCATCACCATCCGCGACGGCGTGAAGTTCAGCGACGGCACGCCCTTCGACGCCGAGGCGGTCGCCTTCAACTTCCGCCGCAACATCACTTCGACCTGCACCTGCGCCCCGCGCTGGCCGCTGGCCGAGCAGAACGGCATCAGCGTCGAGGGCAATTCCGTCGTGCTGCGGTTCACCCGCCCGTACGGCGCGGTGATCAACTCGATGGTGGTGTCCAACGTGAACTGGATCGCCTCGCCCACCGCGCTGCAGCGGATGGGCCCGGAGCAGTTCAAGATCACCCCGGTCGGCGCGGGCCCGTTCAAGGTGGTGTCCAACCAGCTGTCCTCGGAGCTGAAGCTGACCCGCAACGAGAACTACTTCAAGCCCGGACTGCCCTACCTGGACAACCTGACGTTCAAGTCGGTCGGCGGCGACCAGCCCGCCTACCAGGCGATCCTGGCCGGGCAGGCGCACGCCTACGAGGGCATGAACACCACCCCGCTGATCGAGCAGGCGCAGGCGAACAAGCAGCTGACCGTCACCATCCAGCCGCCCACGTCGCCGTACCTGATCCAGCTCAACACGAAGACCGCGCCGTTCGACAACCAGAAGGCGCGCGAGGCGGTCTACTACGCGACCAATGTGGACGCGATCCGCAAGGGACTGTTCAAGGACTGGTACCCGGCCGCGCAGACCTTCACCGGCCCGGGCGGGCTATTCCACCACGACACCATCGACGGGTACCGCACCTACGACCCGGACAAGGCCCGCGCCCTGGTCGCCGAGCTGGGCGGGCTCACCGTCGACCTCGGCACCCTCAAGAGCTACGTCGCCGAGCAGGTGATGACCGCGCTGCAGAGCCAGTGGGAGGCCGTGGGCATCAAGACCACCATCCACTCCGACCAGCTCAACGCCCTGATCGGCAACTTCAACTCGAACAAGTGGCAGGCCATGCTGCAGACCGCCGGGGCGTGGGACCCCGCGGCCGGGGTCGGCGTCGGGTTCCGCTTCGCCGCCACCTCGTCGTTCAGCGGCGTCAGCGACCCGGCCCTGGACGACCTGCTCAACCAGGCCGCGGCCACCGTCGATCCGGCCACGCGGGAGACGCTGTACCTGCAGGCGGGCAAGCGGATCAGCGACAACGCCTACGCCCCCTACATCCTGGCGTTCGCCCCGGCCAACGTCACCGCGGCCGGCGTGCACGGGCCCGGGCTGACCACGAAGATCCCGCCGGTCCTGGTCAACACCGGGGTGCTGTGGGACCAGGTCTGGACGAGCCGGTGACGGCGATCGGCGCGCCGCGGCGGCTGCCGGGGCCACTGGCCTCACCGGCGCTGCGGCTGGTGGCCCGGCGGCTGCTCACCGCCGTCCCCATCGTGCTCGGCGTCAGCGTCCTCACCTTCGCGGTGCTGAGCCTGATCCCGGGCGACACGGCGCAGCTGCTGCTGGGCCCGGAGGCCACGCCCGAGCAGATCGCCGCGCTCAACCAGCAGATGGGGCTGGACCGGCCCGCGGTGGTGCGCTACCTGGACTGGCTCGGCGGCGCGGTCACCGGCGACCTTGGGAACTCGCTGGTCAGCGGGCAGCCGGTGACCGACGAGCTCGGTTCCCGGCTGGCGGTCAGCGGCGAGCTGGTGGGGCTGGCGTTCGTGCTGTCACTGGGGCTGGCGATCCCGGTCGCCTTGATCGCGGCGCGCCGCCCCAACCGGCTCACCGACCGGGTGAGCATGCTGGTCAGCATCACCGGCCTGTCCCTGGCGAACTACGTGCTCGCGCTGCTGCTCGTGCTGGTGTTCGCGGTGCAGCTGGCGGTGTTCCCCGCCATCGGGTTCGTGCCGCTGGAGCAGGGGCTGGGCGCGAACCTGCACTCGCTGTTCCTGCCCGCGCTGGCGATCGCGTTCCCGCTGTTCTGCTTCTACACCCGGTTCCTGCGCGGCGACCTGGTGGACCAGCTGCACGGCGAGGACTACATCACCACGGCGCGGGCGAAGGGGATCGGGCCGTGGCAGGTGCTGCTGCGGCACGCCTTCCGCAACTCGGCGTTCGGGCTGATCACCGTGGTCGGGCTCAACCTGGGCACGATGATCGGCGCGACCGTGATCATCGAGCAGATCTTCGCCCTGCCCGGCATCGGGCAGATGCTGCTGTCGGCCATCAACAGCCGCGACTTCGTCGTGGTCCAGGCCTGCGTGGTGGTCTTCGCCGTGGTCGCGGTGGCCGCCAACCTGCTGACCGACCTGCTCTACGCCGTACTCGACCCGAGGATCCGCTATGGCGACGGTTGATCTGCCCACGGCGCTGCCCGCGGCGCGCCCGTCACGCGTGCGGGGCTGGCTGCGGCACGTCGAACTGGGCGTCCCGCTGGCCCTGCTGGCGCTGGTGTTCGGCGCGTGCTTCCTCTGGCCACTGGTCGCTTCCGTGCCCGAGCCGATCGGCGGGGACGTGCTGGAGTCGAACCTGCCCGCGTTCTCGCCGGGGCACCTGCTGGGCACCGACCCCAACGGCAACGACGTGTGGTCCCGGCTCCTGCACGGCGGGCAGTCGTCGCTGATCGTCGGTGTCGCGGTCAACGTGCTGGGCCTGCTGGCAGGCGGCACGCTCGGCGCGGTGAGCGCTTACCTGGGCGGCGCGGTGGACGCGGTGATCATGCGCGTGCTGGACGTGCTGATCGCGTTCCCGTCGCTGGTGCTGACCCTGGCGGTGGCGCAGAGCCTCGGGCCGAGCCAGGTGAACACCATCCTGGCGCTGGCGTTCTTCTCGGTGCCGGCGTTCGCGCGGATCTCCCGTGCGGCGACGCTGCGGTTGCGGGAGCAGCCGTTCATGGTCGCCGCGCACCTGTCCGGCACCCGGGTGTGGCGGATGCTGTTCCGGCACCTCGCGCCGAACATCGCGCCGCAGCTGGTGACGTTCTCGATGCTCGGCATGGGCATCGTCATCGTGATCGAAGGCGCGCTGAGCTTCCTCGGCCTCGGCATCCCGCCGCCCGCACCGAGCTGGGGCAACATGATCTCCCAGGGACAGGCGAGCCTGTCGGCGACGCCGATGCTCGTGGTCTGGCCGTCCCTGGCGCTCTTTGTGACCGTCCTGGCATTCAACCTGCTGGGCGAGACGCTACGGGGACGCTGGAGCGGCCGATGAGCATCGACGAACTGACCACGCCGGCGTCCGTGCGGACCGGGACGCTGCTGGAGGTCGAGGACCTGCACGTGACGTTCGCGGCCCGGGGACGCACGGTGCGGGCGGTCAACGGGTTGTCCTACCGGCTGGAGGCGGGCCGGACGCTGGCGATCATCGGCGAGTCCGGGTCGGGCAAGTCGGTCAGCTCGCGGGCGCTGATGGGCCTGCTGCCGCCCACGGCGCGGATCACCGGATCGGCGCGCTACCGCGGCGTCGAGCTGCTCGGCCTGCCGGAGCGGCGGATGCGGCGGCACCGGGGCGCGGACCTGGCGATGGTGTTCCAGGACCCGGCGCGGTCGCTGAACCCGACGATGCGGATCGGCGTGCAGATCACCGAGGCGGTGCGCGCGCACGGCGACCACGACCGGCGCGCGGCGCGGGACCGCGCGATGGACCTGTTGAAACTGGTGCGGTTGCCTGCCCCGGAGCGGCGGTTCCACGAGTACCCGCACCAGCTCTCCGGCGGCATGCGGCAGCGGGTGATGATCGCGATCGCGCTGGCGGCGGACCCGAAGCTGCTGATCGCCGACGAGGCCACCACGGCGCTGGACGTGACCACGCAGGCGCAGATCATGGAGCTGCTGCTGGAACTGCAGGAGCGGCTCGGCACGGCGATCATCCTGATCAGCCACGACCTCGGCCTCGCGGCGACCTACGCACACGACGTGATCGTGATGTACGCGGGTCGGGCGGTGGAGTACGCGGCGGCGCCGGCGCTGTTCTCGCGGGTGCGGATGCCGTACACGAAGGCGTTGCTGGGTGCGATCCCGCGGGTGGAGCGACCGCCGCACGCCGAGCTGCCGGTCACGCCCGGCCAGCCGCCGGACCTGACGAACCTGCCGCCCGGGTGCCCGTTCGCGCCCCGCTGCGACCGCGCCGCGTCCGACTGCGTGGCCGAGGCGCCCCCGCTGACCGAACACGAGCCGGGACACGCGTGGGCGTGCTGGCACCCCTGCGAGGAGGACGCATGACACCGGTGACGGGATGCACGGTGCGCGGGCGCGCCCGGTCCACTCTGGACGGAGCGGACCGATGACCACTGTGGAGGAACCGCTGCTGGTGGCACGCAACCTGGTCCAGGAGTTCACTGTCCGGGGCCGGGGCGGCACGCGGGGCGGGGTGGTGCACGCGTTGTCCGACGTGTCGTTCGACGTCCGCCCGCGTGAGACGCTCGGCGTGGTGGGGGAGACCGGCTCGGGCAAGTCGACCCTGGCCCGCTCGATCCTGCAGGCCCCGCGGCCCAAGGCGGGCTCGGTGCGGTTGCGCGGGGTGGACCTCGCGACCGTGACGGGGCGCCGGCTCGCGGACGCCCGCCGGCACGTGCAGATGGTGTTCCAGGACCCGTTCGGCTCCCTCAACCCGCGGTGGCGCGTCACCGACATCGTCGAGGAGCCGATGGTCGGCTACCGCACCGCGCCCGCCGCCGAGCGGCGCCGCCGGGCGCGGGACCTGCTGGACCTCGTCGGCCTGAACCCGGACACGTTCGGGCGGCGGCGTCCGCACGAGTTGTCCGGCGGGCAGTGCCAGCGGGTCGCGATCGCCCGCGCGCTGGCGCTCGACCCGGCGCTGATCGTGTGCGACGAGGCTGTGTCCTCTTTGGACGTGCTGATCCAGGCGCAGGTGCTGAACCTGTTCGAGCGGCTGCGGTCGGAGCTGGGACTGTCCTACCTGTTCATCTCGCACGACCTGGCGCTGGTCAAGCAGGTCAGCGACCGGGTCGGGGTGATGCACCTCGGGCAGCTGTGCGAGATCGGCCCGGCGGAGGAGATCTACCGCGCGCCGAGGCACCCGTACACGGTCGCGCTGCTGGAGTCCATCCCACACGTGGACGCCGACGCGGCCGCGAACCGCCGTCCGGTCACCATCCGCGGCGAGCCGCCGTCGCCGATCTCACCGCCCAGCGGCTGCCGGTTCCGCACCCGCTGCCCGCGGGCGCGGGACAGGTGCGCGGTGGAAACGCCGCTGCTGCGCGAGCTCGCGCCCGGCCACCAGGCCGCCTGTCACTTCCCGGAGGAGGACGTCTGATGGAGATCTCGCTCGAGGGCAAAGTGGCGCTGGTGACCGGCGCCGGGCCGAACATCGGCAGCGGCATCGCGCTCGCGCTGGCCCGCTACGGCGCCAAGGTGGCCTGCAACGACCTGGACCCGGCGGCGGCGAAGGCCGCGGCCGACCGGATCGAGCGCAACGGCGGCACGGCGATGGCCGTCCCCGGCGACGTGACCGACCCCGAGCAGGTCCGCGAGTACCTCGCGACCGTCGTGGACGTCTGGGGGCACGTCGACATCCTGGTCAACAACGCGGCGCTGCTCGGCGGGCGCGGGGTGCTGGACGAGAGCCCGGCCTTCTTCCAGCGCGCGGTGAACGTGGCCGCGATGGGCAACTTCCTCAACACCCAGCTGGTCGGCAGGCACATGGCGGAGCGGGGGATCCGCGGCTCGATCGTGGCGATCTCGTCGTCCAACGGGTGGTCCGGCAGCGCCGGGGTGATCGCGTACGCCTTCCACAAGGGCGGGGTCAACAACTTCGTCCGGGCGGCGGCGATGGACCTCGCGCCGTACGGGATCCGGGTCAACAGTTTCACCCCGACCGCGCCGACCCCGGACAATCCGGCGCTGATCGCGGAGCAGGGGTCGGGCGGCGTGCTGGACAGGCCGCGCCGGGCCGGGATCGGCGGCGCGGACGGCGACGAGGAGTGGCGCCGCCCGTCGCGGTGGGCGGGGGAGCGGGTGCCGCTGGTGCCGATGGGCACGACCGGCACCCCGACCGACATCGGGCACGCGGTGGCGTGGCTGTGCTCGGACTACGCGCGCCTGATCACCGGCTGCGACCTGGTCGTCGACGGCGGCGCGAGGGCGAAGAACTTCGCCTACCATCCGGCGCCGGCGAGCGAGCTGGCCGGACCGGCGCCGCTGATCCCGCTCGACGTGACGGGCGAACTGGACCGGGAGGCGTGACCGGCCCCGCTATCCTGACCCGATGCGGGTGCGGCACGGGATGCGGGCGGTCATGCTGGACGACGACGACCGGATCCTGTTGTGCCGCATGAGGATCGCCCCGCCGGGCACGGCCGTGTGGATCCCCCGGGCGTCGTCGGCGACCGCGTGGTGGCTGGTCAGCTCCGGCGGCGCGGGCGCTTCCCGACGCCACACGTGCGGCGGCAGGCCGCCGTCGAGCACGAAGCCGGTCTCTTCGAGCAGCTCCTTGCGCAGCGCTTCCAGCGGGAACTCGCCGTCCTCGACGCCGCCGTGAGACCGGTGTGCCCGCGAAGCCGGTGCGAGTCGGTGGAAGCGCAAGATAGGAGAAGCGCGCGGCGGTGAAACGGTCATAGGGTACGGGGATGACGAATCAGATGATCTTCGTGAACCTGCCCGTCGCCGACCTGGACCGGGCCAAGAAGTTCTGGTCCGACCTGGGGTACGAGTTCAACGCGCAGTTCACCGACGAGAACGCGGCCTGCCTGGTGTTCAGCGACACGATCTACGCGATGCTGCTGAGACACGACTTCTTCACGACCTTCACCGACAAGCAGATCATCGACAGCGCCAAGTCCACCGAGGTGCTGCTGGCCCTGTCCGCCGAGAGCCGGGAGGCCGTGGACACCCTGGTGGACAAGGCGGTCGCCGCGGGCGGGCGGGAGACCCGCGACCCGATGGACCAGGGGTTCATGTACCAGCGCGTGTTCGAGGACCCGGACGGTCACAACTGGGAGATCATCTGGATGGACCCGTCCCAGGTCGACGGCTGAGGCCGTATAACGACCTATACGGCGCGGCGTTCAGCAGCCCAGCAGGCCGGCCAGCTCCGGGAAGTCCGCCGCGACGAGATCGGCGGGGAAGTCCCCGGGCCGGTCGGCCTGGCGGTGCGGGCCCTTCTCGGCGGGCCGCTCCAGGAACGCGGTGCGCAGGCCGGCCGACCGTGCCCCCGCCAGGTCCCAGGCGTGCGCGGCGACCATCAGCACCTCGCCGGGCGCTACGTCCAGCAGGCCGGCCGCGGTCCGGTACACCGTCGCGGACGGCTTGTAGTCGCGGGCCAGCTCGGCGGACAGGATGCAGTCGAACGGCAGGGCGGCGTCCTTCACCAGGTGGGTGAGCAGCGCGAACCCGCCGTTCGACAGCGCCGCCACGACGTGCCGGGAGCGCAGCCGCGCCAGGCCCGCCGTGGCGTCCGGCCACGCGGGCAGCCGGTGCCAGGCGCGCACCAGCCGGCGCCGGTCGTCCTCGCCGAGGGACACGCCGTGCTCGTCGAGCAGCGCGTCCAGCGACTCGCGGTGCAGCGTGTCCAGGACGGCCCAGTCCCGCGAGCCGTCCTGCACTCGGCGCATCGAGGGCAGGTACCTGTCCCGCCACGCGGAGGTGAACTCGCCCGCGTCCACGTCGATCCCGGCCGCGGCGAAGACCGGCGCGACCTGGTCGCGCACGCCGCTGTACCAGTCCACCGTGGTGCCGAAGATGTCGCACGCGATCACCCGGATCGCACCGGCGTCG
The window above is part of the Amycolatopsis thermoflava N1165 genome. Proteins encoded here:
- a CDS encoding ABC transporter ATP-binding protein; this encodes MSIDELTTPASVRTGTLLEVEDLHVTFAARGRTVRAVNGLSYRLEAGRTLAIIGESGSGKSVSSRALMGLLPPTARITGSARYRGVELLGLPERRMRRHRGADLAMVFQDPARSLNPTMRIGVQITEAVRAHGDHDRRAARDRAMDLLKLVRLPAPERRFHEYPHQLSGGMRQRVMIAIALAADPKLLIADEATTALDVTTQAQIMELLLELQERLGTAIILISHDLGLAATYAHDVIVMYAGRAVEYAAAPALFSRVRMPYTKALLGAIPRVERPPHAELPVTPGQPPDLTNLPPGCPFAPRCDRAASDCVAEAPPLTEHEPGHAWACWHPCEEDA
- a CDS encoding ABC transporter ATP-binding protein; this encodes MTTVEEPLLVARNLVQEFTVRGRGGTRGGVVHALSDVSFDVRPRETLGVVGETGSGKSTLARSILQAPRPKAGSVRLRGVDLATVTGRRLADARRHVQMVFQDPFGSLNPRWRVTDIVEEPMVGYRTAPAAERRRRARDLLDLVGLNPDTFGRRRPHELSGGQCQRVAIARALALDPALIVCDEAVSSLDVLIQAQVLNLFERLRSELGLSYLFISHDLALVKQVSDRVGVMHLGQLCEIGPAEEIYRAPRHPYTVALLESIPHVDADAAANRRPVTIRGEPPSPISPPSGCRFRTRCPRARDRCAVETPLLRELAPGHQAACHFPEEDV
- a CDS encoding SDR family NAD(P)-dependent oxidoreductase, which encodes MEISLEGKVALVTGAGPNIGSGIALALARYGAKVACNDLDPAAAKAAADRIERNGGTAMAVPGDVTDPEQVREYLATVVDVWGHVDILVNNAALLGGRGVLDESPAFFQRAVNVAAMGNFLNTQLVGRHMAERGIRGSIVAISSSNGWSGSAGVIAYAFHKGGVNNFVRAAAMDLAPYGIRVNSFTPTAPTPDNPALIAEQGSGGVLDRPRRAGIGGADGDEEWRRPSRWAGERVPLVPMGTTGTPTDIGHAVAWLCSDYARLITGCDLVVDGGARAKNFAYHPAPASELAGPAPLIPLDVTGELDREA
- a CDS encoding NUDIX domain-containing protein → MRFHRLAPASRAHRSHGGVEDGEFPLEALRKELLEETGFVLDGGLPPHVWRREAPAPPELTSHHAVADDARGIHTAVPGGAILMRHNRIRSSSSSMTARIPCRTRIGSG
- a CDS encoding VOC family protein; protein product: MTNQMIFVNLPVADLDRAKKFWSDLGYEFNAQFTDENAACLVFSDTIYAMLLRHDFFTTFTDKQIIDSAKSTEVLLALSAESREAVDTLVDKAVAAGGRETRDPMDQGFMYQRVFEDPDGHNWEIIWMDPSQVDG
- a CDS encoding haloacid dehalogenase type II, translated to MSDFDAGAIRVIACDIFGTTVDWYSGVRDQVAPVFAAAGIDVDAGEFTSAWRDRYLPSMRRVQDGSRDWAVLDTLHRESLDALLDEHGVSLGEDDRRRLVRAWHRLPAWPDATAGLARLRSRHVVAALSNGGFALLTHLVKDAALPFDCILSAELARDYKPSATVYRTAAGLLDVAPGEVLMVAAHAWDLAGARSAGLRTAFLERPAEKGPHRQADRPGDFPADLVAADFPELAGLLGC